A window from Deinococcus betulae encodes these proteins:
- a CDS encoding Ig-like domain-containing protein, with translation MNPWWLGLTLLAAVPALGQLQPLPGKTPITVCPGLIQPAVSVTLKNERGQVLHHAGGLASQVTVQREGAGRYAVTVQRRWYQSVTVRGIRVLEDRCGPTRATPMTVHLRPVHGAPPIRAFIILGPTSGTSVIGFWPYFQRHRTFLDAPGSVSREVIWSSSDSAVATVDSAGMLRSVCSREVGWATITATLKAEPSVQASMRFGRGGGGMVCPRGAVDR, from the coding sequence ATGAATCCGTGGTGGCTGGGTCTGACTCTTCTCGCCGCCGTACCAGCCCTGGGACAGCTCCAGCCTTTGCCGGGCAAAACTCCGATCACCGTTTGCCCAGGTCTGATTCAACCCGCCGTCAGCGTCACGTTAAAAAACGAGCGCGGACAGGTGCTGCATCACGCCGGCGGCTTGGCATCGCAGGTGACAGTCCAGCGGGAAGGCGCAGGGCGTTACGCCGTGACTGTTCAGCGCCGCTGGTATCAGTCAGTCACAGTGCGGGGCATTCGTGTACTTGAAGACCGGTGCGGGCCAACGCGGGCCACCCCTATGACTGTGCACCTGCGTCCGGTGCACGGCGCACCTCCGATTCGTGCATTTATCATCTTGGGTCCCACCAGTGGAACATCAGTCATCGGCTTTTGGCCGTATTTCCAGCGTCACCGGACCTTTCTGGACGCGCCTGGCTCGGTCAGCCGTGAAGTTATCTGGTCGTCTAGCGATTCTGCGGTGGCGACGGTAGACAGCGCGGGCATGCTGCGCTCGGTTTGCAGCCGCGAGGTGGGGTGGGCCACCATCACGGCCACCCTGAAAGCTGAGCCCTCTGTTCAGGCAAGCATGCGCTTCGGCCGTGGGGGTGGGGGCATGGTGTGCCCGCGTGGCGCAGTGGACCGCTGA